In one window of Ruminococcus hominis DNA:
- a CDS encoding PDDEXK nuclease domain-containing protein, translating to MSELFKADNEYKEWIAGISTDFRRSQIRASMKINDEMLRFYWKLGKGISSMSEQFGYGTRFYKTVSDDLKSILPDVKSFSPTNLKYMRYFYEMYPDAVICPQVEDELITDANRSQVGDDLQIIFRIPWGHNKIILDKCKGNSAKALFYIRKTIENNWSRDVLLNFLGTDLYERQGKAITNFSNTLPIEQSDLAQAITKDPYNFDFLTLRERYDEKELKDALIEKVNNFLMELGTGFAYMGREVRIEVGDTEKFIDMLFYNTQRHCYVVVEIKTGKFDSSYAGQLGTYVVAVNHQMKTEADNPTLGLLICKDMDKVEAQYALESTSQPLGISSYELSKLIPEEFRGSMPTIEEIEAELNE from the coding sequence ATGAGTGAATTGTTTAAGGCTGATAATGAATATAAAGAGTGGATTGCCGGAATATCCACTGATTTTAGAAGAAGCCAAATCAGGGCTTCTATGAAGATAAATGATGAGATGCTAAGATTTTATTGGAAACTTGGTAAGGGCATTTCATCTATGAGTGAACAGTTTGGATATGGAACAAGATTTTATAAAACGGTGAGTGACGATTTGAAATCCATTTTGCCAGACGTGAAATCATTTTCTCCAACTAACTTGAAATATATGAGATACTTTTATGAGATGTATCCTGACGCAGTAATTTGTCCTCAAGTTGAGGACGAATTGATTACAGATGCAAATCGTTCCCAAGTTGGGGATGATTTACAAATCATTTTTAGAATACCATGGGGACATAACAAAATAATACTTGATAAATGCAAAGGAAATTCTGCAAAGGCATTGTTTTATATCAGAAAGACTATTGAAAACAATTGGTCAAGAGATGTTTTACTAAACTTCTTAGGAACGGATTTATATGAACGTCAGGGCAAGGCAATAACTAACTTTTCTAATACACTTCCGATAGAACAGAGCGATTTAGCACAAGCAATTACGAAGGATCCATATAATTTTGATTTTTTGACTTTGCGTGAAAGGTATGATGAAAAGGAACTAAAGGATGCGCTTATAGAGAAAGTTAATAATTTTCTTATGGAGTTAGGTACTGGCTTTGCTTATATGGGCAGGGAAGTGAGAATTGAGGTCGGAGATACTGAAAAATTTATAGACATGCTATTTTACAATACTCAAAGGCATTGCTATGTTGTTGTAGAAATAAAAACAGGAAAATTTGATTCTTCTTATGCAGGTCAATTGGGAACTTATGTTGTGGCTGTTAATCATCAGATGAAAACAGAAGCCGATAATCCTACATTGGGACTTCTGATTTGCAAAGATATGGATAAAGTAGAAGCCCAGTATGCATTAGAATCTACTAGCCAGCCACTTGGTATTTCTAGCTATGAATTATCAAAACTTATACCAGAAGAGTTTAGAGGTAGTATGCCTACCATTGAAGAGATTGAGGCTGAATTAAATGAATAA
- a CDS encoding GyrI-like domain-containing protein, whose product MAFDFKKEYKEFYMPKNKPEIVTVPKANYIAVRGKGNPNEEGGAYQQAISVLYAVAYTLRMSYKTDHKIAGFFEYVVPPLEGFWWQENIHGVNYADKDSFNWISVIRLPDFVNQKDFEWAVETATKKKKIDCSSAEFVTIDEGLCVQIMHLGAFDDEPETVALMDAYLEQNGYVNDMNMERLHHEIYLSDARKVAPEKWKTVIRHPIKKL is encoded by the coding sequence ATGGCTTTTGATTTTAAGAAAGAATATAAAGAGTTTTATATGCCTAAAAATAAACCGGAGATCGTGACTGTCCCTAAAGCAAATTATATTGCGGTCAGAGGAAAGGGTAATCCAAACGAAGAAGGTGGAGCATATCAGCAGGCAATTAGTGTATTATATGCGGTTGCATATACTTTGAGAATGAGTTATAAGACAGATCATAAAATTGCAGGATTTTTTGAATATGTAGTTCCACCACTTGAAGGATTCTGGTGGCAGGAAAATATACATGGTGTAAATTATGCAGATAAAGATTCTTTTAATTGGATTTCAGTTATACGCCTGCCTGATTTTGTAAATCAAAAGGATTTTGAATGGGCTGTTGAAACAGCAACCAAAAAGAAAAAAATAGATTGTTCATCTGCAGAGTTTGTGACCATTGACGAGGGATTGTGTGTTCAAATAATGCACTTGGGAGCATTTGATGATGAACCGGAAACTGTTGCACTTATGGATGCGTATTTGGAGCAGAATGGATATGTTAATGATATGAATATGGAAAGATTACATCATGAAATATATCTGTCTGATGCAAGAAAGGTTGCCCCAGAAAAATGGAAAACGGTCATTAGACATCCTATAAAGAAACTGTAA
- a CDS encoding GNAT family N-acetyltransferase, with product MIRKLLNGDIDRVADIWLKTNLKTHYFISNQYWKSNYELVKEMMSQSEVYVLEVDKMIQGFVGLNDEYIEGIFVSDEMQSCGIGKLLLDYIKDKKVSLRLNVYQKNARAISFYQREGFIIQCEGLDEATGEKEYTMLWKRK from the coding sequence ATGATTAGAAAGTTGCTGAACGGAGATATCGATAGAGTTGCTGACATATGGTTAAAGACAAATCTGAAAACACATTATTTTATTTCCAATCAATACTGGAAAAGTAATTATGAATTAGTGAAAGAAATGATGTCACAATCCGAAGTCTATGTGCTTGAAGTGGATAAAATGATACAAGGATTTGTAGGACTAAATGATGAATATATCGAAGGTATTTTTGTCTCTGATGAAATGCAGTCATGTGGCATAGGTAAACTTTTATTGGATTATATTAAGGATAAAAAAGTTAGCTTACGATTAAATGTATACCAGAAGAATGCCAGAGCAATTTCTTTTTACCAAAGAGAAGGGTTCATTATTCAATGTGAAGGTTTGGATGAAGCCACTGGTGAAAAAGAGTACACTATGCTATGGAAACGAAAATAG
- a CDS encoding YdbC family protein: MGILSESAKGWKKELNMISWNGAAEKYDIRDRAPEHEKMGKGITLSQEEAEALYELLGKTLKK; encoded by the coding sequence ATAGGAATACTTTCAGAAAGTGCCAAAGGTTGGAAAAAAGAATTAAATATGATTTCATGGAATGGAGCTGCAGAAAAATATGATATTCGTGACAGGGCACCAGAACATGAAAAAATGGGAAAAGGAATTACTTTATCTCAAGAAGAGGCAGAAGCTCTGTATGAGTTACTGGGTAAAACTCTAAAAAAATAG
- a CDS encoding YhfC family intramembrane metalloprotease: MELNTISGLAIAGVICSVVLSMGVPIALFIAGRVKLKARISSFFIGAGTYLLFAMLLEQLLHVLVIQFCGLNAQSRPWLYYVYAALAAAVFEETGRLIAMKFWMKKWLDFPNALMYGIGHGGVEAILLGGLSGISNLVSMLMINSGAMQNTLEALPAESANQTVSQLSALWTTPAPLFFVSGIERISAIILHIGLSLLIYRAVKAGKCRTAAFTAVLAYGIHFIVDFFAVAGPVLLPIYVIEIGVFVMAAGTLVMALKMGRMEEL, translated from the coding sequence ATGGAATTGAACACAATATCAGGTCTGGCGATAGCGGGAGTTATCTGCTCCGTTGTCCTCTCGATGGGGGTACCGATTGCTTTGTTCATTGCAGGAAGGGTGAAGCTTAAGGCAAGGATTTCCTCGTTCTTTATCGGAGCAGGAACCTATCTGCTGTTTGCCATGCTGTTGGAGCAGCTGCTGCATGTTCTTGTCATTCAGTTCTGCGGACTGAACGCACAGAGCAGGCCATGGCTTTACTATGTGTACGCGGCTTTGGCTGCAGCGGTTTTTGAAGAGACCGGAAGACTGATTGCCATGAAGTTCTGGATGAAGAAATGGCTGGATTTTCCAAATGCACTGATGTATGGAATCGGGCATGGCGGTGTGGAGGCCATTCTGCTCGGAGGACTCTCCGGAATCAGCAATCTTGTGTCCATGCTGATGATCAACAGCGGAGCCATGCAGAATACGCTGGAGGCACTTCCTGCTGAGTCTGCAAACCAGACCGTGTCACAGCTGTCGGCCCTATGGACAACACCGGCACCACTCTTTTTTGTAAGCGGAATCGAAAGAATCAGTGCCATCATTCTGCATATCGGGTTGTCACTGCTGATCTACCGGGCGGTAAAGGCAGGCAAATGCAGAACAGCGGCTTTTACAGCGGTTCTTGCATATGGGATTCATTTTATCGTGGACTTCTTTGCCGTGGCAGGTCCGGTGCTTCTTCCCATCTATGTGATTGAAATTGGTGTCTTTGTGATGGCAGCCGGAACTCTTGTTATGGCGCTGAAGATGGGAAGGATGGAAGAACTGTGA
- a CDS encoding helix-turn-helix transcriptional regulator → MKEQLQLKNHLKEVRTEANLSQAQLAEMVGVSRNTISSIETGQFNPTAKLALILCIALDKKFEELFYF, encoded by the coding sequence ATGAAAGAACAATTACAACTGAAAAATCACTTAAAGGAAGTTCGCACAGAAGCAAATCTTTCTCAAGCTCAGCTTGCAGAAATGGTAGGGGTATCAAGAAATACCATTAGTTCTATTGAAACAGGACAGTTTAATCCAACTGCAAAATTGGCTCTAATTCTTTGTATTGCATTGGACAAAAAATTTGAGGAACTATTCTATTTTTAG
- a CDS encoding DUF6442 family protein, producing the protein MKKDEILNASRKEHRNKDLAEMEVVYQAGSHASRVGALVCCLLSLLSSVLAHTMIYSPWVIYFSIIATQWLVRFIKMKRKSDLVLTVLFFVLSILAFVGFVSHLLEVRI; encoded by the coding sequence ATGAAAAAAGACGAAATATTAAATGCAAGCAGAAAAGAACATCGCAATAAGGACTTGGCTGAAATGGAAGTGGTATATCAAGCCGGAAGTCACGCAAGCAGAGTTGGTGCTTTAGTGTGTTGTTTGCTTTCGCTGTTATCTTCTGTGCTTGCTCATACTATGATTTACAGTCCGTGGGTTATATACTTCAGCATTATTGCAACACAATGGTTAGTTCGTTTTATCAAAATGAAGCGAAAGAGCGATTTGGTCTTGACTGTTCTGTTTTTTGTGCTTTCCATTTTGGCATTTGTTGGATTTGTTAGCCATCTTTTAGAGGTGAGAATATGA
- a CDS encoding DUF6219 family protein — protein sequence MKSHKYWSIGALITMLGTFYTGYKGLKEGHKYFAASSLLCMIMAIYTGHKMISGKSRKKKEVSVESVED from the coding sequence ATGAAATCACATAAATATTGGTCTATCGGTGCACTGATTACAATGCTTGGAACTTTTTATACAGGTTATAAGGGATTAAAAGAAGGCCATAAGTACTTTGCAGCAAGTTCTTTGCTTTGCATGATTATGGCTATTTATACAGGACACAAGATGATTTCTGGTAAAAGTAGGAAGAAAAAAGAAGTTTCAGTAGAGAGTGTTGAAGATTAA
- a CDS encoding FAD-dependent oxidoreductase, with protein sequence MNKKYEALFTPFFIGTCEIKNRVIIPAMEGTNIIENMMGPKFNEKSKQYYIERANNDVGLFIPGMIPVYSMMGGKWLHKNPKVFAQAKPVIDEIHANGSKIFFQLGAGFAGRNYTIPDKLLKIADNKALKKLTNPFLHLNEMMVAPDEGLPMVFAPQLTTRQITEKEIADYIEGYAKSAKLCKDIGVDGVEVHAVHEGYLMDQFTTKYTNHRTDKYGGSFENRYRFAVEVVKAIKKECGDDYPVMLRYSVTSKVIDFKVGAVPGEEFNEIGRDMQESEKAAKYLQDAGYDALNADNGTYDSWYWAHPPVYMPLNCNLKEVEHIKKYVDIPVICAGRMQADVAAESIASGNIDAVAIGRQFICDGEYLTKLKEGREEDIRPCISCHNACLPVAYYKNSGVIMDLKDIETQGHCALNPVAFEENKYQIKKVANPKKVVIIGGGIGGMETARLCAMMGHKVDLYEKTDRLGGVFIAAAAPEFKEKDKDLIKWYCTQIAKLPISVHLNTEVKDISKLDADEIVIATGSKVRKLPIIGFEKGVEAVDFLLGNKEVGETVAVIGGGLTGCEIAYDLARKGKKPFIVEMADELIKSAGICAANSSCLKDYLRFYKVPVYLESSLKEIKDNGVIIQTADGIKEINCESVILSVGYTPNPLCEKSEHIHVIGDAAKVGNLKTVIWGAYDLAFSL encoded by the coding sequence ATGAATAAAAAGTATGAAGCACTATTTACACCATTTTTTATTGGAACTTGCGAAATAAAAAATAGAGTAATTATTCCAGCTATGGAAGGTACCAATATTATAGAAAATATGATGGGACCTAAATTCAACGAAAAGTCAAAACAATACTACATTGAACGAGCAAACAATGATGTAGGTCTTTTCATCCCAGGGATGATTCCAGTTTATTCTATGATGGGAGGTAAATGGTTGCACAAAAATCCTAAAGTATTTGCGCAAGCAAAACCAGTCATTGACGAGATTCACGCAAACGGATCTAAAATATTCTTCCAACTTGGCGCAGGTTTTGCGGGAAGAAATTACACAATTCCAGATAAACTGCTAAAGATTGCAGATAATAAAGCTCTTAAGAAACTTACTAATCCATTCTTGCACTTAAACGAAATGATGGTTGCCCCTGACGAAGGACTTCCTATGGTTTTTGCACCACAACTCACAACTCGCCAAATTACAGAAAAAGAAATTGCTGATTATATTGAAGGATATGCAAAATCTGCAAAGTTATGTAAAGATATTGGCGTTGACGGGGTAGAAGTTCATGCTGTTCATGAAGGCTATCTTATGGATCAATTTACAACTAAGTATACAAATCACAGAACTGATAAATATGGTGGTTCTTTTGAAAATCGTTATCGTTTTGCAGTGGAAGTTGTAAAAGCAATTAAAAAAGAATGTGGTGATGATTATCCGGTTATGTTACGCTACTCAGTTACTAGTAAAGTAATAGATTTTAAAGTAGGAGCAGTTCCTGGTGAAGAATTTAATGAGATTGGTCGTGATATGCAAGAGAGTGAAAAGGCAGCTAAATATTTACAAGATGCAGGCTATGATGCATTAAATGCTGATAATGGTACTTATGATTCTTGGTATTGGGCTCACCCACCGGTTTATATGCCATTAAATTGTAACCTAAAAGAAGTTGAACATATCAAAAAATATGTGGACATTCCAGTTATTTGTGCAGGACGTATGCAAGCAGATGTTGCAGCAGAATCTATTGCATCAGGAAATATAGATGCAGTAGCTATAGGTAGACAGTTTATCTGTGATGGTGAATACTTGACTAAATTAAAAGAAGGCAGAGAAGAAGATATTAGACCTTGTATCTCTTGTCATAATGCATGTCTCCCAGTAGCATACTATAAAAACTCAGGTGTAATAATGGATTTAAAAGATATAGAAACACAAGGACATTGTGCATTAAATCCAGTAGCTTTCGAAGAAAATAAATATCAGATAAAGAAAGTAGCTAATCCAAAGAAAGTTGTTATCATCGGCGGTGGCATTGGAGGCATGGAAACAGCTAGACTTTGCGCAATGATGGGTCATAAAGTTGATTTATATGAAAAAACAGATAGATTAGGTGGGGTATTTATTGCCGCAGCTGCTCCAGAATTCAAGGAAAAAGATAAAGATTTGATTAAATGGTATTGTACACAAATCGCAAAACTTCCAATATCTGTACATTTAAATACTGAAGTTAAAGATATATCTAAACTAGATGCAGACGAGATTGTCATTGCTACAGGATCCAAAGTAAGAAAGTTACCAATCATTGGTTTCGAAAAAGGTGTTGAAGCAGTAGATTTTTTACTAGGTAATAAAGAAGTTGGCGAAACAGTCGCTGTAATTGGTGGCGGATTGACTGGTTGTGAAATCGCTTATGATTTAGCACGAAAAGGTAAAAAACCATTTATTGTTGAAATGGCTGATGAACTTATCAAATCAGCTGGTATTTGTGCAGCAAATTCTAGTTGTCTAAAAGATTATTTGCGTTTCTATAAGGTTCCTGTATACTTAGAAAGCTCTTTAAAAGAAATCAAAGATAATGGTGTAATAATTCAAACTGCAGATGGAATTAAGGAGATTAATTGCGAATCAGTCATTTTATCTGTTGGATATACACCAAATCCATTATGCGAAAAGTCTGAACATATTCATGTAATCGGAGATGCTGCAAAAGTAGGAAATTTAAAAACTGTAATTTGGGGAGCTTACGATTTAGCATTTTCATTATAG
- a CDS encoding TetR-like C-terminal domain-containing protein — MDKRILKTKEKLQSALRILLETKDVSDITVSSLCEVADINRSTFYVYYSNIQDCFEEITDSIMDEMRTLLQNNLNPSQEGFLLVYFRTARKYKNVFLAIHRQGVHNSTIQKMVDINNDWLHGELFIPTSSNRLEYNFIFSGFYGMVEMWLQNGCKESDEQLINILKKFYVVNR, encoded by the coding sequence ATGGATAAAAGAATTTTAAAAACAAAAGAAAAACTTCAATCGGCATTAAGAATACTTCTAGAGACAAAAGATGTAAGTGATATTACTGTAAGTAGTCTATGTGAAGTAGCGGATATCAACAGGAGTACATTTTATGTTTATTACAGTAATATACAAGATTGTTTTGAGGAAATTACAGATTCTATTATGGATGAAATGCGAACTTTATTACAAAACAATCTAAATCCAAGCCAAGAAGGTTTTCTTTTAGTGTATTTTAGAACTGCGCGAAAGTATAAAAATGTATTTTTAGCTATACACAGGCAAGGTGTTCACAATTCTACGATTCAAAAGATGGTGGATATTAATAACGATTGGCTCCACGGAGAATTATTTATACCAACCAGTAGCAATCGTTTAGAATATAATTTTATATTTTCGGGATTTTATGGAATGGTAGAAATGTGGCTACAAAATGGTTGTAAAGAGTCTGACGAGCAACTTATCAATATATTAAAAAAATTTTATGTAGTAAACCGCTAG
- a CDS encoding virulence factor yields MNNVIIVFKDGELKLEVNVRDNRESIWLNHQQIAELFDCDVKTINKHISNVLKEKLNEQVVVAKFESTTKHGAIEDKTQTGLIDYFNLNYLFTIAVDYFVAIARYRK; encoded by the coding sequence ATGAACAACGTAATTATTGTATTTAAAGATGGTGAATTAAAACTCGAAGTTAACGTAAGAGATAACAGGGAATCTATTTGGTTAAACCATCAACAAATTGCCGAACTATTTGATTGTGACGTGAAAACCATCAACAAACATATTAGTAATGTTTTGAAAGAAAAATTAAATGAACAAGTTGTTGTCGCAAAATTTGAGTCCACCACTAAGCACGGAGCTATTGAAGACAAAACTCAAACTGGATTAATTGATTATTTCAATCTTAATTATCTCTTTACTATTGCTGTAGATTATTTTGTAGCTATTGCAAGGTACAGAAAGTGA
- a CDS encoding L-2-amino-thiazoline-4-carboxylic acid hydrolase, translating into MKYSYCEKLMWLAMNGVIFKLLEEKTPDVDCKQWKKKSKERYKQIISELDEIGDMMKNPLRVSLSGGAVWMAVYETAPNKMSEKLFSEMVTATMGAPIIKKAFSGKNPFSLDYQKKKAEKDKIANGMSSSPYNWVTETIPGRDGDEYTTIYRQCGLCGLGRKLGHSELVPYMCQMDYISVDMMGGVLHRTKTLATGGDCCDFYVCKKGSKWDTTEKNR; encoded by the coding sequence ATGAAGTATTCTTATTGCGAAAAGCTAATGTGGCTTGCAATGAACGGTGTAATCTTTAAATTGCTGGAAGAAAAAACGCCGGATGTTGATTGTAAACAGTGGAAAAAGAAAAGCAAAGAGCGTTATAAACAAATCATTTCTGAGTTGGATGAGATTGGCGACATGATGAAAAATCCGCTTCGTGTATCGTTAAGCGGCGGCGCTGTCTGGATGGCTGTTTATGAAACAGCCCCAAATAAAATGAGTGAAAAACTTTTCTCTGAAATGGTTACTGCAACAATGGGCGCACCGATTATCAAGAAAGCCTTTAGCGGTAAAAATCCGTTTTCTTTAGATTATCAGAAGAAAAAAGCAGAGAAAGATAAAATTGCTAATGGAATGAGTAGCAGTCCATATAACTGGGTTACGGAAACTATCCCCGGCAGAGATGGCGATGAGTACACTACAATTTATCGCCAGTGTGGGCTATGTGGACTTGGCAGAAAACTGGGACACAGTGAACTTGTTCCTTACATGTGTCAGATGGATTATATTTCTGTGGACATGATGGGCGGGGTGCTGCATCGGACAAAAACACTGGCAACCGGTGGAGACTGCTGTGATTTCTATGTTTGTAAGAAAGGCTCGAAATGGGATACTACTGAAAAGAATAGATAA
- a CDS encoding DUF6019 family protein — MWNELGISGGTAIVILIALYFVIKWAVKNGIKEAYSAITGKKTDEDIQNEKVLKELGLDSEDQ; from the coding sequence ATGTGGAATGAATTAGGTATAAGCGGAGGAACTGCAATTGTTATTTTGATTGCGCTGTATTTCGTTATCAAATGGGCAGTGAAAAATGGCATCAAAGAAGCCTACAGTGCTATCACTGGAAAGAAAACTGATGAAGATATCCAAAACGAAAAAGTGCTGAAAGAACTTGGATTGGATTCAGAAGATCAATAA
- a CDS encoding type II toxin-antitoxin system RelE/ParE family toxin, producing MIYTIKITDQADNDIRNIYEYIAYELQSPENASGQLDRIEKCIMSLDDMPERYRFYDREPWKSRGLHIVPVDNYCVLYIVDNDDRTVSIMRVMYGGRDIDVQLDKYTKYEE from the coding sequence ATGATTTACACTATCAAAATTACAGATCAGGCAGATAATGATATCCGTAACATCTATGAATATATTGCCTACGAACTGCAGTCACCGGAGAATGCCAGTGGTCAGCTGGACAGAATCGAAAAGTGTATTATGAGTCTTGACGATATGCCAGAGCGCTATCGTTTTTATGATAGAGAACCGTGGAAAAGTCGTGGACTTCATATTGTTCCAGTAGATAATTATTGCGTTCTCTATATTGTAGATAATGATGATAGGACAGTTTCCATTATGCGAGTGATGTATGGCGGTCGTGATATTGATGTTCAGCTTGATAAATACACGAAATACGAAGAGTAG
- a CDS encoding type II toxin-antitoxin system RelB/DinJ family antitoxin translates to MAAKSANLYARIEPEVKEKAESILSALGIPASNAINMFYKQIILQRGLPFDVKIPSSRPVDMSALSEAELNAELEKGYADIKAGRTREASAVFADIRKDYNL, encoded by the coding sequence ATGGCAGCAAAATCAGCGAATCTTTATGCTCGTATTGAACCGGAAGTGAAAGAAAAGGCAGAAAGCATTTTATCCGCACTGGGCATTCCTGCTTCCAATGCTATCAATATGTTTTATAAACAGATTATTCTTCAGAGAGGACTTCCTTTTGATGTGAAAATTCCATCTTCTCGTCCGGTAGATATGTCCGCTTTATCAGAAGCAGAATTGAATGCAGAACTTGAGAAAGGATATGCGGATATCAAAGCAGGAAGAACAAGAGAAGCAAGTGCAGTTTTTGCAGACATCCGTAAGGATTATAATCTATGA
- a CDS encoding class I SAM-dependent methyltransferase has product MSFFENTRKPQGFGGKLMTKMMNRGHAKLSQWGFSNISVNPDAAVLDVGCGGGANIVAWLNKCGNGHVTGMDYSEVSVAESQKLNAAAIKQGKCCVVQGDVSAIPFPDAVFDYVSAFETVYFWPGFPSI; this is encoded by the coding sequence ATGAGCTTCTTTGAAAATACTCGTAAGCCACAAGGCTTTGGCGGAAAATTGATGACGAAAATGATGAACAGAGGTCACGCCAAGTTATCACAATGGGGATTCTCAAATATCTCAGTAAATCCAGATGCTGCGGTACTGGATGTTGGTTGCGGAGGCGGTGCAAATATTGTAGCCTGGTTGAACAAATGCGGAAATGGACATGTGACAGGAATGGATTATTCGGAGGTCAGTGTGGCAGAATCTCAAAAACTGAACGCCGCTGCCATTAAACAAGGGAAATGTTGCGTGGTTCAAGGTGATGTATCTGCTATCCCTTTTCCGGATGCGGTTTTTGATTATGTTTCTGCTTTCGAGACAGTTTACTTCTGGCCGGGATTCCCCTCTATATAA
- a CDS encoding GNAT family N-acetyltransferase → MKIREVNENKKQFIALLLLADEQENMIDHYLEKSTMYVLEDGNVKAECVVTDEGNGILEIKNIAVDPKNQGKGYGKALIDFLASKYADEYSVLQVGTGDSPLTIPFYEKCGFVRSYKIPNFFTDNYDHPIYEGGVQLIDMIYLQRCL, encoded by the coding sequence ATGAAAATCCGAGAAGTGAATGAGAATAAAAAGCAATTTATAGCATTATTGTTATTAGCTGATGAGCAGGAAAATATGATTGATCACTATCTTGAAAAAAGTACTATGTATGTACTTGAAGATGGTAATGTAAAAGCTGAATGTGTTGTTACCGATGAAGGTAATGGAATACTTGAAATCAAGAATATCGCAGTCGATCCGAAAAATCAAGGAAAGGGCTATGGCAAAGCACTAATTGATTTTCTTGCCAGTAAATATGCAGATGAATATTCTGTTTTGCAAGTTGGAACAGGTGACAGTCCATTGACGATACCATTTTATGAAAAATGTGGATTTGTCCGTTCTTACAAGATTCCCAATTTCTTTACTGACAATTATGACCACCCAATTTATGAGGGCGGCGTACAGTTGATAGATATGATATATTTGCAAAGATGTTTATAA
- a CDS encoding alpha/beta fold hydrolase, translating to MKEKTYQTRCGTIHYWTSISSLNAITLVFLPGLTADHRLFDKQILFFEKKYNIVVWDAPAHATSWPFRLDFDLFDKAKWLNEILNQEEINKPVIVGQSMGGYVGQAYAQLYPNQLKGFVSIDSAPLQRKYVTAVEIWLLKRMEPVYAHYPWKWLLKSGTEGVATSVYGRNLMREMMQVYDGNQKRYAQIAGHGFRILAEAMEKNLPYELKCPALLICGTQDHAGSCIRYNKAWHRNTKIPLTWIEGAGHNSNTDKPERINSLIEEFVTNI from the coding sequence ATGAAAGAAAAGACATATCAGACTCGTTGCGGAACAATCCACTACTGGACAAGCATATCAAGCCTGAATGCAATTACCCTTGTTTTTTTGCCGGGATTGACCGCTGACCATAGATTGTTTGATAAGCAGATTCTTTTTTTTGAGAAAAAGTATAATATTGTGGTGTGGGATGCACCGGCACACGCTACCTCATGGCCGTTTCGGCTTGATTTTGATTTGTTCGATAAAGCAAAATGGTTGAACGAAATTTTAAATCAAGAAGAAATCAACAAACCTGTCATTGTTGGACAATCTATGGGTGGATATGTGGGGCAGGCTTATGCACAACTCTATCCAAACCAGTTGAAAGGTTTTGTTTCCATTGACTCTGCACCGTTGCAACGAAAGTATGTGACTGCGGTTGAAATCTGGCTTTTGAAGCGGATGGAACCGGTATATGCTCATTATCCATGGAAGTGGCTACTGAAATCGGGAACGGAAGGTGTTGCCACATCTGTTTATGGCAGAAATTTAATGCGTGAAATGATGCAGGTTTATGATGGTAACCAAAAGCGTTATGCACAAATTGCCGGACATGGCTTTCGTATTTTGGCAGAGGCAATGGAAAAGAATCTGCCGTATGAGCTTAAGTGTCCAGCTTTGTTAATATGCGGTACACAGGATCATGCCGGTTCGTGCATACGGTATAACAAAGCGTGGCATAGAAACACGAAAATTCCTTTAACATGGATTGAAGGAGCTGGACATAATTCTAATACAGACAAACCTGAACGGATAAATAGTTTGATAGAAGAATTTGTTACAAATATTTAA